CCGCGCACGTGCTGGGCTACAGCTTCGCCGGTACACTCGCCGAGCTCGCCCTGCTCGAACGGCCCGATCGGTTCGCGAGCCTCACGCTCCTCAGCGCCCCTCCCGAGCCGGGCCAGGCGTTCCGCGGGGTCAAGCGCATCGGACCGATCAGCTCGTTCACCTCGCCGCAGCAGGGCGCGGCGCTCATGCTCTGGGGCATTCGCAACAACCTCAACCGGGTGCCGCCGCGCCGGCTCGAATTCGTGCGCGAACGCTTCGCGCTGACGCGGCGCGAGAGCGTCGACGACATCATCGCGCTCATGATGGCGACACCCGACCTGCGGGCGGATCTCGCTGCGTCCGCGATTCCGAAGCTCGTCGCGGTGGGCGAGCACGACCTCTGGCCGCGCGAACTCCACGAGCGGTTCGCACGCGGCATCGGGGCGCACCTCGCGGTGTATCCCACCGGGCACAGCCCGTGCGAGACGGCGCCGCATCAGCTCGTGCGCGACATGCTGGCCCTCTTCGCCGCGACCGATCTCACGCCCTAGTCGTCGGCGGCGTTCTGCCCGCGGTCACGCGGGCAGCGGTTCCTCACCATCGGTCTCGGCCACGTCGACGCCATCGGGGTCTGCGGGCAGCCCGCTCGCCTCCCACACCCAGACGGGCGCCCGACGGCGTTCCGCGCGCCGCGTCAGCGGCGGCCACTCGCGCGACTCGACCGACATCGTGTGGAAGGCCATGCGCACTCGTCGC
The sequence above is a segment of the Agromyces hippuratus genome. Coding sequences within it:
- a CDS encoding alpha/beta fold hydrolase; its protein translation is MPDLDWRVFPEGAEHSMFAAPSGTLARVALGEPAAPRIVLVPGATGSKEDFVLMMPLFAAAGYRVESFDLAGQYESWRAGPWNLDPARPRYDERLFLDDLLAVLDDGTAPAHVLGYSFAGTLAELALLERPDRFASLTLLSAPPEPGQAFRGVKRIGPISSFTSPQQGAALMLWGIRNNLNRVPPRRLEFVRERFALTRRESVDDIIALMMATPDLRADLAASAIPKLVAVGEHDLWPRELHERFARGIGAHLAVYPTGHSPCETAPHQLVRDMLALFAATDLTP